Proteins co-encoded in one Kribbella solani genomic window:
- a CDS encoding TetR/AcrR family transcriptional regulator, with protein sequence MSEVLRAPQQDRSRATRQRLLEAAVESLAEVGYAATTVSVVATRAGVSRGAAQHHFPTRADLFAAAVEYMTEVRLAEIRAQASDLPSGAGRTEAIVGMLADVYTGPLFRAALHLWVAASTEEALRQQIVRLEAHVGRQAHRALLEVLEVSERTAGVRETVQGVLDMARGLGLAALLTDDSARRRGIVRQWSRILDQALREPGV encoded by the coding sequence GTGAGTGAGGTGCTGCGGGCGCCGCAACAGGATCGTTCGCGGGCGACCCGGCAGCGGTTGCTCGAGGCGGCGGTGGAGTCACTCGCCGAGGTCGGGTACGCGGCGACGACGGTGAGTGTGGTGGCGACCCGCGCCGGGGTGTCGCGTGGGGCGGCGCAGCATCACTTCCCGACCAGGGCGGACCTCTTCGCGGCAGCAGTCGAGTACATGACCGAGGTGCGGCTCGCGGAGATCCGCGCGCAGGCGTCCGATCTGCCGAGCGGCGCGGGGCGTACTGAGGCGATCGTCGGGATGCTGGCGGACGTGTACACCGGGCCACTGTTCCGGGCCGCGTTGCACCTGTGGGTGGCTGCGTCGACCGAAGAGGCGCTGCGGCAGCAGATAGTGCGGCTGGAAGCACATGTGGGTCGCCAAGCACACCGGGCGTTGCTGGAAGTGCTGGAGGTCAGTGAGCGGACTGCGGGCGTACGGGAAACGGTGCAGGGCGTACTGGACATGGCCCGCGGGCTTGGGCTGGCTGCTCTGTTGACGGATGACAGTGCGCGGCGGCGCGGGATCGTACGCCAGTGGAGCCGGATCCTGGATCAGGCCTTACGCGAGCCCGGTGTGTGA
- a CDS encoding GNAT family N-acetyltransferase — MELSGELTVLREFRTSDLDDYLAIAGDDRVTTWMAFDSYDRAKAEQNLAGIIDRSARQDRPDYMLAVTRPVDDRVVGFARIAPSGPWTAKLGYAIHADQWGRGYATDAARTLLRFAFGTLSRHRVTAAIGPENEASIAVVKRLGFTYEGQLRDHVFTNGGWRDSLLYSLLEPEYAPA; from the coding sequence ATGGAGCTCAGCGGCGAGCTGACTGTACTGCGCGAATTCCGGACGTCCGACCTCGACGATTACCTGGCCATCGCCGGTGACGACCGGGTCACCACCTGGATGGCGTTCGACAGCTACGACCGGGCCAAGGCCGAGCAGAACCTGGCCGGCATCATCGACCGGTCGGCGCGGCAGGACCGGCCGGACTACATGCTCGCGGTCACCCGGCCGGTCGACGACCGCGTGGTCGGGTTCGCCCGGATCGCGCCGAGCGGACCCTGGACGGCGAAGCTCGGCTACGCGATCCACGCCGACCAGTGGGGCCGTGGGTACGCCACCGACGCCGCCCGGACGCTGCTGCGCTTCGCCTTCGGCACCCTGTCCCGGCACCGGGTGACCGCCGCGATCGGCCCCGAGAACGAGGCCTCGATCGCGGTCGTGAAGCGCCTCGGGTTCACGTACGAGGGCCAGCTTCGCGACCATGTCTTCACCAACGGCGGCTGGCGGGACTCGCTGCTGTACTCGCTGCTCGAACCCGAGTACGCGCCCGCCTGA
- a CDS encoding MFS transporter, whose product MRRLRPIGLMATGHACVDVYQGCVPALVPFLVAERGLGYVAVSGITLAATLLSSVVQPLFGVLTDRRPLTWLIPIAMTTAGLGIALIGVGDGYVLSWLAAALSGLGVAAYHPEAARMARVVSDGSHVGMSWFSVGGNVGFALAPVLVTPIIAAGGLALTPVLVVPAIFGAAITSWAVRSRVTGAVTRTRPEGPDDWSSFLRLSVIMVCRSIVFVGLGTFIALYAGQRVGGGTTTGGVALFVLFASGALGTLLGGRFATRYGRVRTLRVSYAIAVPALAGLVFVPGPAFFGFLALTAIAMSIPFSLHVTLGQDFLPGRVGTAGGMTLGLAVSIGGVATPVLGAIAEHSSLRLALSTLIVLALCGSLIGYAITEPARPVRQAIPGWGIVAVSHTLTSNMTTARIDRTGVGLRSERGPILLAVMLSVGLVAIDATILATAVPSVVADLGGFTQFPWLFSIYLLAQAVSVPIYGKLADQRGRKPMMLLGVGLFVLGSVLCGFAWSMPALIAFRLIQGLGAGAIQPIGMTIVGDIYTLAERAKVQGYLASVWGISSFVGPTLGGVFSDYISWRWIFFVNIPLGVAAAWVLVRKFDEKIGDKTRHQIDYAGAILLAVGGSLLLLGLLEGGVMWDWGSTTSIVILAAAVVLLVAFVLVERRAAEPILPLWVLGQRVLNSANSAALLIGLLMIGLSTYVPLYAQSVLGTSALVAGFTLAAMTLGWPIAASLAGRIYLRVGFRTTMTLGAIIVVLGSGLLLMVGPDSSVLHLAAACFVIGIGLGFSASPSVVAAQSSVDWQTRGVVTGANMFSRSVGSAVGVALFGAVANAVVASRLGDNHSDLQKVPAGVLAPAVHDVYYGAAAAAVLLVAAVLFMPNRITERPLR is encoded by the coding sequence GTGCGGAGACTTCGACCGATCGGACTGATGGCTACGGGCCACGCGTGTGTGGACGTGTACCAGGGTTGCGTGCCGGCGCTGGTCCCGTTCCTGGTCGCGGAGCGTGGGCTCGGGTACGTGGCGGTGTCCGGGATCACCTTGGCCGCGACCTTGCTGTCATCGGTGGTGCAGCCGCTGTTCGGCGTACTCACCGATCGGCGGCCGCTGACCTGGCTGATCCCGATCGCGATGACCACGGCCGGGCTCGGGATCGCGCTGATCGGCGTCGGCGACGGCTACGTACTCAGCTGGCTCGCCGCGGCGCTGTCCGGTCTCGGCGTGGCCGCGTACCACCCGGAGGCGGCCCGGATGGCGCGGGTGGTCAGCGACGGCAGTCATGTCGGGATGAGCTGGTTCTCGGTTGGCGGAAACGTCGGCTTCGCGCTGGCGCCGGTCCTGGTCACGCCGATCATCGCCGCGGGCGGGCTCGCGCTGACGCCGGTGCTCGTCGTACCGGCAATCTTCGGGGCCGCGATCACCTCGTGGGCGGTGCGCTCCCGGGTCACCGGCGCGGTCACTCGTACCCGGCCGGAGGGACCGGACGACTGGTCGTCGTTCCTGCGGTTGTCGGTGATCATGGTCTGCCGGTCGATCGTGTTCGTCGGCCTCGGGACGTTCATCGCGCTGTACGCCGGGCAGCGGGTCGGCGGCGGAACGACGACCGGTGGGGTCGCGTTGTTCGTCCTCTTCGCGTCCGGTGCGCTCGGTACGTTGCTCGGCGGGCGGTTCGCCACCCGGTACGGGCGGGTGCGCACGCTGCGCGTCTCGTACGCGATCGCGGTGCCGGCGCTCGCGGGCCTGGTGTTCGTACCCGGCCCCGCGTTCTTCGGGTTCCTCGCGCTGACCGCGATCGCGATGTCGATCCCGTTCTCGCTGCACGTCACGCTCGGTCAGGACTTCCTGCCCGGTCGCGTCGGCACGGCCGGCGGCATGACGCTCGGTCTCGCGGTCAGCATCGGCGGCGTCGCGACGCCGGTGCTCGGGGCGATCGCCGAGCACAGCTCGCTGCGGCTCGCGCTGTCCACGCTGATCGTGCTCGCGTTGTGCGGCAGCCTGATCGGGTACGCGATCACCGAACCGGCCCGACCTGTCCGGCAGGCGATCCCCGGGTGGGGAATTGTTGCCGTCTCACATACATTGACCAGTAATATGACTACTGCGCGGATCGATCGAACTGGGGTGGGACTTCGGTCCGAGCGGGGGCCGATCTTACTGGCCGTGATGCTGAGTGTCGGGCTGGTCGCGATCGACGCGACGATCCTGGCGACGGCCGTACCGTCGGTGGTTGCCGACCTCGGCGGCTTCACGCAGTTCCCGTGGCTGTTCTCGATCTACCTGCTGGCGCAGGCGGTGTCGGTGCCGATCTACGGCAAGCTCGCCGACCAGCGCGGGCGGAAGCCGATGATGCTGCTCGGCGTCGGGTTGTTCGTGCTCGGATCGGTGCTCTGCGGGTTCGCCTGGAGCATGCCGGCGCTGATCGCGTTCCGGCTGATCCAGGGTCTCGGCGCCGGGGCGATCCAGCCGATCGGCATGACGATCGTCGGCGACATCTACACGCTCGCCGAGCGGGCCAAGGTGCAGGGCTACCTGGCCAGCGTCTGGGGCATCTCGTCGTTCGTCGGGCCGACGCTGGGCGGAGTGTTCTCGGACTACATCTCCTGGCGATGGATCTTCTTCGTGAACATCCCGCTCGGCGTCGCGGCCGCCTGGGTACTGGTCCGCAAGTTCGACGAGAAGATCGGCGACAAGACCCGGCACCAGATCGACTACGCCGGCGCGATTCTGCTCGCGGTCGGCGGCTCGCTGTTGCTGCTCGGCCTGCTCGAGGGCGGCGTGATGTGGGACTGGGGTTCGACGACCAGCATCGTGATCCTGGCCGCGGCGGTGGTACTGCTCGTTGCGTTCGTACTGGTCGAGCGTCGCGCCGCGGAGCCGATCCTGCCGTTGTGGGTGCTCGGGCAGCGCGTACTGAACTCGGCCAACTCGGCGGCTTTGCTGATCGGGTTGCTGATGATCGGACTGTCCACGTACGTGCCGCTGTACGCGCAGAGCGTGCTCGGTACGTCCGCGCTGGTCGCCGGATTCACCTTGGCCGCGATGACGCTCGGCTGGCCGATCGCGGCCTCGCTCGCCGGGCGCATCTACCTGCGAGTCGGCTTCCGGACCACGATGACACTCGGCGCGATCATCGTCGTACTAGGGTCCGGGCTGTTGTTGATGGTCGGGCCCGACAGCTCCGTACTGCACCTGGCGGCGGCGTGCTTCGTGATCGGCATCGGACTCGGCTTCTCCGCGTCACCATCGGTCGTGGCGGCACAGTCGTCGGTCGACTGGCAGACGCGCGGCGTGGTGACCGGGGCGAACATGTTCTCCCGCTCCGTCGGCAGCGCGGTCGGAGTCGCTCTGTTCGGCGCGGTGGCGAACGCCGTGGTCGCGTCCCGGCTCGGCGACAACCACTCCGACTTGCAGAAGGTCCCCGCCGGCGTACTCGCTCCCGCCGTACATGACGTGTACTACGGCGCGGCGGCTGCGGCTGTACTGCTCGTGGCTGCTGTTCTGTTCATGCCCAACCGCATCACCGAACGACCGCTGCGCTAG
- a CDS encoding MarR family winged helix-turn-helix transcriptional regulator: protein MDEDMNNTNPAPTANPPEPAAEAADPAAAATAAPEAAGAVEAASVEAVEGAMVAIRRRQARRTFGVQAGGSDPVQEVLDAVEAAGGEPIGVNGVAAALGVDQPRASKLVAAAVAGGLIRREADQADGRRTNLVLTPAGHDQLATVHKHRQSRFADAMADWTPAERTTFATLLTRFVTTLDR, encoded by the coding sequence TTGGACGAGGACATGAACAACACCAACCCAGCCCCGACAGCCAATCCACCCGAGCCGGCTGCTGAGGCGGCCGATCCGGCTGCGGCGGCGACGGCTGCGCCCGAGGCGGCGGGTGCTGTTGAGGCGGCTTCGGTTGAGGCGGTCGAGGGGGCGATGGTTGCGATCCGGCGGCGGCAGGCTCGGCGTACGTTCGGGGTGCAGGCGGGTGGGTCGGATCCGGTGCAGGAGGTGCTGGATGCGGTCGAGGCGGCTGGGGGCGAGCCGATCGGGGTCAACGGTGTCGCGGCCGCGCTCGGGGTCGATCAGCCGCGGGCGAGCAAGCTGGTCGCCGCCGCGGTCGCGGGTGGGCTGATCCGGCGCGAGGCGGACCAGGCGGACGGCCGCCGGACCAACCTGGTCCTCACGCCGGCCGGGCACGACCAGCTGGCAACCGTCCACAAGCACCGTCAGTCCCGCTTCGCCGACGCGATGGCCGACTGGACCCCCGCCGAACGAACCACCTTCGCCACCCTTCTGACCCGCTTCGTGACCACGCTGGACCGCTAG
- a CDS encoding acyl-CoA dehydrogenase family protein produces MSFVESEERRELRKVVGELGAKYGYEWFNRQARSGGSTAELWLEAGKLGFLGVNLPEQYGGGGGGMADLSIVLEELGAAGCPLLMMVVSPSICGTVISRFGTADQKQRWLPGIADGSTIMAFAITEPDAGSNSHQITTTARRTGDGWSLTGRKVFISGLDVAKAVLVVGRTEDARTGKLKPALFIVPIDAPGVEFRQIEMDLISPDKQYALFLDDVQLPPDALVGSEDAALMQLFAGLNPERIMASAFAIGIARHALGKATAYVKERAVWKAPIGAHQGIAHPLAQIKIELELARLMMQKAAALYDAGDDLAAGEAANMAKYAAGEVAVRATDQAVQSLGGNGMTVEYGVAALVAAARATRIAPVSREMILNFVAQHSLGLPKSY; encoded by the coding sequence ATGAGCTTCGTGGAGTCCGAAGAGCGGCGGGAGCTGCGGAAGGTCGTCGGTGAGCTCGGCGCCAAGTACGGCTACGAGTGGTTCAACCGGCAGGCCCGATCCGGTGGGTCGACCGCCGAGCTCTGGCTGGAAGCCGGCAAGCTCGGCTTCCTCGGTGTCAACCTGCCCGAGCAGTACGGCGGCGGAGGCGGCGGGATGGCCGATCTCTCGATCGTCCTCGAGGAGCTCGGCGCGGCCGGCTGCCCGTTGCTGATGATGGTCGTCTCGCCGTCGATCTGCGGCACCGTGATCTCGCGCTTCGGCACCGCCGATCAGAAGCAGCGCTGGCTGCCCGGTATCGCGGACGGCAGCACGATCATGGCGTTCGCGATCACCGAACCGGACGCCGGCTCGAACTCGCACCAGATCACCACCACCGCCCGGCGTACCGGAGACGGCTGGTCGCTGACCGGGCGCAAGGTGTTCATCTCCGGTCTCGACGTCGCGAAGGCGGTCCTGGTCGTCGGCCGGACCGAGGACGCACGCACCGGCAAGCTCAAGCCCGCCCTGTTCATCGTTCCGATCGACGCGCCGGGCGTGGAGTTCCGGCAGATCGAGATGGACCTGATCAGTCCGGACAAGCAATACGCGTTGTTCCTGGATGACGTACAACTCCCACCGGATGCGCTCGTCGGGTCCGAGGACGCGGCGCTGATGCAGTTGTTCGCTGGGCTCAACCCCGAGCGGATCATGGCGTCGGCGTTCGCGATCGGGATCGCGCGGCATGCGCTCGGCAAGGCGACCGCGTACGTCAAGGAGCGCGCGGTCTGGAAGGCGCCGATCGGCGCGCACCAGGGCATCGCGCACCCGCTGGCCCAGATCAAGATCGAGCTGGAGCTGGCCCGGCTGATGATGCAGAAGGCCGCGGCCCTGTACGACGCGGGTGACGACCTGGCCGCTGGTGAGGCCGCGAACATGGCCAAGTACGCCGCCGGCGAGGTCGCCGTCCGCGCCACCGACCAGGCGGTGCAGTCGCTCGGCGGGAACGGGATGACGGTCGAGTACGGTGTCGCGGCCCTGGTCGCGGCCGCGCGCGCCACCCGGATCGCACCGGTCAGCCGGGAGATGATCCTGAACTTCGTCGCCCAGCACAGTCTCGGTTTGCCCAAGTCCTACTGA
- a CDS encoding AMP-binding protein, with translation MIITSEFPPVEVLDLPIHDAVLGKAQEYGDRPAMVDGITGQELSYAQLDRMTRRIAAGLAELGIRHGDVIALHSPNTILYPAVFYGATRAGATVTTVNALYTADELHKQLVDSKAKLLVTISLFLPIATAAVEGTGVEQIFVCDQAEGYRSVQELLASTAPEPTVTIDPASDVAVLPYSSGTTGAAKGVMLTHRNIATNISQAEVMIQIAPGERVIAILPFFHIYGLSVLMNLPLRLGVTVVVLPKFDLQQFLTTLDQQRITRAFVAPPVVLALAKHPLVDGYDLSHLKYVTSAAAPLDGELAQACAKRLGLHAVLQAYGMTELSPGTHAVPQDDPEPPPGAVGKLFPSTELRLVGADGNDTDEGEIWIRGPQVMKGYLGRPADTDATVDPDGWLHTGDIGRMDARGYLYVVDRVKELIKYHGYQVPPAELEAVLLTDDRIADAAVIGVDADGNEVPKAFVVPMPGVALTAADVIAYVAARVAPYKKIRQVEFIDAVPKAASGKILRRELRAREAANE, from the coding sequence ATGATCATCACCAGCGAGTTTCCACCCGTCGAGGTGCTCGACCTCCCGATCCACGACGCCGTCCTCGGCAAAGCCCAGGAGTACGGCGATCGGCCGGCGATGGTCGACGGCATCACCGGGCAGGAGCTCAGTTACGCCCAGCTGGACCGCATGACCCGGCGGATCGCGGCCGGCCTGGCCGAGCTGGGCATCAGGCATGGTGACGTGATCGCGCTGCACAGCCCGAACACGATCCTGTACCCGGCCGTGTTCTACGGCGCGACCCGCGCGGGCGCGACGGTGACCACGGTGAACGCGCTGTACACCGCCGACGAGCTGCACAAGCAACTCGTCGACTCGAAGGCGAAGTTGCTGGTGACGATTTCGCTGTTCCTGCCGATCGCGACAGCGGCAGTCGAGGGTACGGGCGTCGAGCAGATCTTCGTGTGTGACCAGGCCGAGGGGTACCGGTCAGTGCAGGAACTACTCGCGTCCACCGCGCCGGAACCGACGGTGACGATCGATCCGGCCTCCGATGTGGCAGTCCTGCCGTACTCCAGTGGAACCACCGGCGCGGCGAAGGGCGTGATGCTGACGCACCGCAACATCGCGACCAACATCTCCCAGGCCGAGGTGATGATCCAGATCGCTCCGGGTGAGCGGGTGATCGCGATCCTGCCGTTCTTCCACATCTACGGGCTGTCGGTGCTGATGAACCTTCCGCTCCGGCTCGGCGTGACCGTCGTCGTGCTGCCCAAGTTCGACCTGCAGCAGTTCCTGACCACGCTCGACCAGCAGCGGATCACGCGCGCGTTCGTGGCGCCGCCGGTGGTGCTTGCGCTGGCGAAGCACCCCTTGGTCGACGGGTACGACTTGTCCCACTTGAAGTACGTCACGTCGGCCGCGGCGCCGCTCGACGGTGAGCTGGCGCAGGCGTGCGCGAAGCGGCTCGGGTTGCACGCGGTCCTGCAGGCGTACGGGATGACCGAACTGTCGCCGGGCACGCACGCCGTACCGCAGGACGACCCGGAGCCGCCGCCGGGCGCGGTCGGGAAGCTGTTCCCGTCGACCGAGCTGCGACTGGTCGGTGCCGACGGCAACGATACCGACGAGGGCGAGATCTGGATTCGCGGGCCGCAGGTGATGAAGGGATACCTGGGTCGGCCGGCCGACACCGACGCGACCGTCGATCCGGACGGCTGGCTGCACACCGGCGACATCGGGCGGATGGACGCGCGCGGTTATCTGTACGTCGTGGACCGGGTGAAGGAGCTGATCAAGTACCACGGGTACCAGGTGCCGCCCGCAGAGTTGGAGGCTGTATTGCTCACCGACGACCGGATCGCGGACGCGGCGGTCATCGGCGTCGATGCTGATGGCAACGAAGTTCCGAAGGCGTTCGTGGTGCCGATGCCCGGGGTGGCGCTGACCGCGGCGGACGTGATCGCGTACGTGGCCGCGCGGGTGGCGCCGTACAAGAAGATCCGGCAGGTGGAGTTCATCGACGCGGTGCCGAAGGCGGCGTCCGGGAAGATCCTGCGGCGCGAGCTGCGGGCGCGCGAAGCCGCTAATGAGTGA
- a CDS encoding GNAT family N-acetyltransferase: MRTVDCVGALIRDEQHRVYLQRRTPDRRLLPGIWDIVGGHLEPGETPEEALVREVEEETGWKVRDIVWTIADWEWEWDGRVRREIDYLVTIDGDLSRPLLEAGKHDASAWAGPDDLDLLMVNRPDGDRRLRDLVARTVRTRFTEHLRLEPITGPNGVHPGHAPDWERDGVGKWIAYDRTTGAAAGRGGLSRLPEGTPTAEAIGTLAGPGWATDRLELGWALVESARGRGLEAELGQAGLDYAFNTLGARSVVAFTERVDTASQAVLQRLGMRYLGEIHAEGWSTDAAQILPGAPFAVYVASGDS, encoded by the coding sequence ATGCGTACGGTCGACTGTGTTGGTGCACTGATCCGGGACGAGCAGCATCGCGTGTACCTGCAGCGGCGTACGCCCGACCGGCGGCTGCTGCCCGGGATCTGGGACATCGTCGGCGGTCATCTCGAACCCGGCGAGACACCGGAAGAGGCGCTCGTCCGCGAGGTCGAGGAGGAGACCGGCTGGAAGGTCCGCGACATCGTCTGGACGATCGCGGACTGGGAATGGGAGTGGGACGGTCGCGTACGCCGCGAAATCGACTATCTCGTCACGATCGACGGCGACCTCAGCCGTCCGCTACTCGAAGCCGGCAAGCACGACGCATCCGCCTGGGCCGGACCGGACGACCTCGACCTGCTGATGGTCAACCGCCCCGACGGCGACCGACGACTACGTGACCTGGTCGCGCGCACCGTACGCACCAGGTTCACCGAACACCTCCGCTTGGAACCGATCACCGGGCCCAACGGGGTACACCCCGGACATGCGCCGGACTGGGAGCGCGACGGGGTCGGCAAGTGGATCGCCTACGACCGCACCACCGGAGCCGCGGCCGGCCGCGGTGGCCTCTCCCGCCTCCCTGAAGGAACGCCGACCGCCGAGGCGATCGGCACGCTCGCCGGACCAGGCTGGGCCACCGACCGCCTGGAACTCGGCTGGGCGCTGGTCGAATCAGCCCGCGGTCGTGGGCTGGAGGCGGAGCTCGGGCAGGCCGGGTTGGACTATGCCTTCAACACCCTCGGTGCTCGCTCGGTGGTCGCCTTCACCGAACGGGTCGACACCGCATCTCAGGCGGTGCTACAGCGGCTCGGCATGCGGTACCTCGGCGAGATCCACGCTGAGGGCTGGTCCACCGACGCCGCTCAGATCCTGCCCGGCGCCCCCTTCGCCGTCTACGTCGCCTCGGGGGACAGCTGA
- a CDS encoding XRE family transcriptional regulator: protein MAGRYAPKTVLAHLIQRRNQTYSEIVAEFVELGGTITERHLRRLASGERAGTTPQTRRTLQRMFGKPVEELLSPYQPEPAAQVVPAPAASGRITTGNEMEVLDMAASRARAFALAAQSGLGSEAMEQVYDDVRHAAQAYPQRPLPEILGQLVETQDLVFGLLESRQRPDHHRQLYFLAGVTGGLLAKASHDLGNPHAALTQARTAFLCADNADHHGLRAWVRGLQSLVSYWAGNPHDSVRYAQLGAGYAEQANSTTSVWLPVSEARAWAALGNPEAARHALERAEDAWDSVQNDDLDAMGGLCTFGRNRQLYYAADALAWLPGEVDQAQRYSSQAVDAYTDQNHPEWAFGDAAGSHAAMAITRIASGELDGAADALAPVLTLPTERRINGVVHSARRVHQALRQSGRAEDARELQEEIEAFTRTPMQTYPR, encoded by the coding sequence ATGGCGGGTAGGTACGCGCCAAAGACGGTCCTGGCGCACCTGATCCAGCGCCGGAACCAGACCTACTCCGAGATCGTCGCCGAGTTCGTCGAGCTGGGTGGAACCATCACCGAGCGGCACCTGCGGCGGCTCGCATCGGGCGAGCGCGCGGGGACCACTCCTCAGACCCGGCGCACCCTGCAACGCATGTTCGGCAAGCCGGTCGAGGAACTCCTCTCGCCGTACCAGCCCGAACCGGCTGCCCAGGTGGTGCCGGCACCTGCCGCGAGTGGACGGATCACGACAGGTAATGAGATGGAGGTTCTCGACATGGCTGCCAGCCGAGCGAGGGCGTTTGCCCTCGCGGCCCAGTCCGGTCTCGGAAGCGAGGCCATGGAACAGGTGTACGACGACGTACGCCACGCCGCCCAGGCGTACCCGCAGCGCCCCCTGCCCGAAATCCTCGGCCAGCTGGTCGAGACGCAGGACCTGGTTTTCGGTCTGCTGGAGAGCCGCCAGCGCCCGGACCACCACCGCCAGCTGTACTTCCTGGCCGGGGTGACCGGCGGTCTGCTGGCCAAGGCCTCGCACGACCTCGGCAACCCGCACGCCGCCCTGACCCAGGCGCGGACCGCGTTCCTCTGCGCCGACAACGCCGACCACCACGGCCTCCGGGCCTGGGTCCGCGGCCTGCAGTCCCTGGTCTCGTACTGGGCCGGCAACCCGCACGACTCGGTCCGCTACGCGCAGCTCGGCGCCGGGTACGCGGAGCAGGCGAACAGCACCACCAGCGTCTGGCTCCCGGTCAGCGAGGCCCGGGCCTGGGCAGCGCTCGGCAACCCGGAAGCGGCCCGGCACGCGCTCGAGCGCGCCGAGGATGCCTGGGACTCGGTCCAGAACGACGACCTGGACGCCATGGGCGGCCTGTGCACGTTCGGCCGCAACCGCCAGCTCTACTACGCCGCCGACGCGCTGGCGTGGCTGCCGGGTGAAGTCGACCAGGCACAGCGGTACTCCAGCCAGGCAGTGGACGCGTACACCGACCAGAACCACCCGGAGTGGGCCTTCGGTGACGCCGCCGGCAGCCACGCCGCGATGGCGATCACCCGGATCGCGAGCGGCGAGCTGGACGGCGCGGCGGACGCGCTGGCGCCGGTGCTGACGCTGCCGACGGAGCGGCGGATCAACGGTGTCGTGCACTCGGCCCGCCGGGTCCACCAGGCGCTGCGGCAGTCCGGCCGCGCCGAGGATGCCCGGGAGCTGCAGGAGGAGATCGAGGCCTTCACCCGGACGCCGATGCAGACGTACCCCCGGTAG
- a CDS encoding AraC family transcriptional regulator: MPETSQLPANTGHRPIQAGGGIEAHWHDRNQIVYAGRGVLSVTTDAGSWVAPGTRAIWIPAGTVHQHRAYGETALHTIGLEDNPLRLDVPSALVVSPLLRELILTYTSTEQQPPKPPTERLPTEQPLSEQPLSELAERARLRAVLLDQLRGSPQRPTYLPTAQDPRLAAACALLVDNPADGRTLTELGAVVGASERTLSRLCKTDLGMTFPQWRTQLRLHEGLRLLAEGESVTRVAHACGWASTSAFIDTFRRAFGHTPGSRKA; this comes from the coding sequence ATGCCGGAAACCAGCCAACTGCCCGCGAACACCGGTCACCGGCCGATCCAGGCCGGCGGCGGCATCGAGGCGCACTGGCACGACCGCAACCAGATCGTGTACGCGGGCCGCGGCGTCCTGTCCGTGACGACCGACGCCGGCAGCTGGGTGGCGCCTGGTACCCGAGCCATCTGGATTCCGGCCGGCACGGTCCACCAGCACCGCGCGTACGGCGAGACCGCCCTGCACACGATCGGCCTGGAAGACAACCCACTGCGCCTGGATGTCCCATCGGCACTGGTAGTCAGCCCGCTGCTCCGCGAGCTGATCCTCACCTACACCTCAACCGAACAACAGCCGCCCAAGCCACCAACCGAGCGGCTGCCAACCGAGCAGCCCCTGTCCGAGCAGCCGCTGTCCGAGCTGGCTGAGCGAGCGCGGTTGCGGGCTGTGCTGCTGGACCAGCTGCGCGGCTCGCCGCAGCGCCCTACTTATCTACCCACCGCCCAAGACCCACGGTTGGCAGCAGCCTGTGCACTGCTTGTGGATAACCCAGCCGACGGCCGGACGCTGACCGAGCTGGGCGCAGTAGTAGGTGCGAGCGAACGCACCCTGAGCCGCCTCTGCAAGACAGACCTGGGCATGACTTTTCCACAGTGGCGTACCCAACTCAGACTGCACGAAGGACTCAGGCTCTTGGCCGAAGGGGAGTCAGTGACGCGCGTCGCTCACGCCTGTGGCTGGGCGTCGACCAGTGCGTTCATCGACACGTTCCGCCGCGCGTTCGGTCACACACCGGGCTCGCGTAAGGCCTGA